One part of the Rhodococcus oxybenzonivorans genome encodes these proteins:
- a CDS encoding ABC transporter substrate-binding protein, giving the protein MTIYSTQAAPRLAALEGAFEAAYPAIDLEVVRGVDADLLSKIDAESRSGKGIGDVAVITDVSWMDANNDTDAAGKLIGPNFDNPEYERDTSIIADRFFLEGAVLLGFGWNTSLLPSGISTPQDFLEPALKGKIGIVNPATSPTYLDYYSHIEKYYGGREVLEQIADQNPRIYPSNQPLAQAIASGEISAGLMADPMLPNKEAGAPVEWAAGEHIWGAKWYGLVLGTSPHPNAAQVLANFMVSQPGQDATSVGYSSALPDVEGSLARAQEVPDQNVEVTTGDGAERYRDELEKTFN; this is encoded by the coding sequence GTGACGATCTACTCGACGCAGGCCGCACCGCGCCTGGCGGCACTCGAGGGGGCATTCGAAGCCGCCTATCCGGCGATCGATCTCGAAGTGGTTCGTGGTGTGGACGCCGACCTCCTGTCCAAGATCGACGCCGAAAGCAGGTCCGGCAAAGGCATTGGAGACGTCGCCGTCATCACTGACGTCTCCTGGATGGACGCCAACAACGACACCGACGCTGCGGGCAAGCTGATCGGCCCAAACTTCGACAACCCAGAATACGAGCGCGACACCAGCATCATCGCCGACCGCTTCTTCCTCGAGGGAGCAGTCCTCCTCGGATTCGGCTGGAACACGTCCTTGTTACCGAGCGGCATCTCGACGCCTCAGGATTTCCTGGAGCCGGCGCTGAAAGGCAAGATTGGCATCGTGAACCCGGCCACGTCGCCCACCTACCTCGACTACTACTCGCACATCGAAAAGTACTACGGCGGACGTGAAGTGCTGGAACAGATTGCAGACCAGAATCCGCGCATCTACCCCAGCAATCAGCCGCTTGCCCAGGCGATCGCCTCCGGCGAGATTTCCGCAGGGCTGATGGCAGACCCGATGCTGCCCAACAAAGAAGCCGGCGCGCCGGTCGAATGGGCTGCCGGCGAGCATATCTGGGGCGCCAAGTGGTACGGGCTCGTACTGGGCACGTCACCCCACCCGAATGCCGCACAAGTCCTCGCCAACTTCATGGTGAGCCAGCCGGGCCAGGATGCCACCTCTGTTGGGTACAGCTCCGCGCTACCCGACGTCGAAGGATCGTTGGCTCGCGCACAGGAGGTCCCCGACCAGAACGTCGAGGTGACCACTGGCGATGGTGCAGAACGTTACCGCGACGAACTCGAAAAGACCTTCAACTGA
- a CDS encoding FecCD family ABC transporter permease has product MGGGILALALSILVAVTLGPADVSLVNVRDVLFNHLGLADIPVRLSKNAIVWEERLPRALVAAACGAGLGLCGVIMQSLLRNPLADPFVLGISSGASTGAVIVGVLGVGGAALGLSGGAFIGSLVAFGLVLLLARLSGGNNDRIILAGVASTQLFSALTSFVIFAFADSDETRGVMFWLLGSLEGVRWDDVTLCAVVVFLGTAVCLHFAYVLDAFSFGDDVAASLGISVAKVRLLLLVVTAIITATLVSVAGAIGFVGLVLPHAARFLVGPRHSRLIPATALMGAVFMVWVDAVSRVAFAPTPLPVGVGTALVGVPAFIVILSRRRRAQ; this is encoded by the coding sequence GTGGGCGGCGGGATCCTCGCGCTCGCACTGTCGATCCTGGTCGCCGTCACCTTGGGCCCGGCGGATGTTTCACTGGTCAACGTCCGCGACGTCCTGTTCAACCACCTCGGTCTCGCGGACATCCCGGTGCGGTTGTCGAAGAACGCGATCGTGTGGGAGGAACGTCTACCCCGCGCGTTAGTGGCCGCCGCCTGTGGCGCCGGTCTCGGTCTGTGCGGTGTGATCATGCAGTCGCTGCTCCGGAACCCGCTCGCGGACCCGTTCGTGCTGGGAATCTCGTCGGGTGCGTCGACCGGTGCCGTGATCGTGGGTGTGCTCGGGGTTGGTGGGGCCGCGCTCGGTTTGTCCGGCGGCGCATTCATCGGTTCGCTGGTCGCGTTCGGGTTGGTGCTGCTCCTTGCCCGCCTGTCCGGTGGCAACAATGACCGCATCATCCTGGCAGGAGTCGCGAGTACCCAACTGTTCTCCGCGCTCACGTCCTTCGTCATCTTCGCGTTCGCGGATTCCGACGAAACCCGAGGCGTGATGTTCTGGCTGCTCGGATCCCTCGAGGGCGTCCGCTGGGACGACGTCACGCTGTGCGCGGTGGTCGTCTTCCTCGGCACTGCCGTGTGCCTGCACTTCGCGTACGTCCTCGACGCCTTCTCGTTCGGCGACGATGTGGCGGCCTCCCTCGGCATCTCCGTCGCGAAGGTCCGTCTCCTACTGTTGGTGGTCACGGCGATCATCACCGCTACCCTGGTCAGCGTCGCCGGCGCGATTGGGTTCGTGGGGCTGGTACTCCCGCATGCGGCGCGGTTCCTGGTGGGACCGCGGCACAGCAGGCTGATCCCCGCGACGGCGTTGATGGGCGCCGTCTTCATGGTGTGGGTGGACGCCGTCTCCCGCGTCGCGTTCGCGCCCACCCCGTTGCCGGTGGGTGTCGGCACCGCCCTGGTCGGTGTTCCCGCGTTCATCGTCATCCTGTCCCGTCGGAGGAGAGCACAGTGA
- a CDS encoding SDR family NAD(P)-dependent oxidoreductase produces the protein MKTRLRDKVVLVTGATGGIGIEIVARLADEGAHVVATDVDAQSCENLVSAQEQPDRHQGLALDITQESQWQSVVDAVSGRYGRLDAVVNNGAIGSLETVVDEDLDRYNRVIAVSQTGTWLGMKHAGSLIERTGGGSVVNICSILGTVGGLGNSFAYAAAKGAVRTMTKNAALHWATNGVRVNSVHPGFIETKQLLERFEGTERHRAMVAHTPMGRLGRASEVAAMVAFLAGDDSTFVTGCELYVDGGWTAD, from the coding sequence ATGAAAACCAGACTCCGCGACAAAGTGGTGCTCGTGACGGGCGCCACCGGAGGGATCGGGATCGAGATCGTCGCACGCCTGGCCGATGAGGGCGCCCATGTGGTGGCCACCGACGTCGACGCGCAGTCGTGTGAGAATCTGGTGTCGGCGCAGGAACAGCCCGACCGGCACCAGGGTCTGGCTCTGGACATCACGCAGGAGTCGCAGTGGCAGAGCGTGGTCGACGCTGTATCGGGGCGTTACGGGCGGCTCGACGCAGTGGTGAACAACGGAGCGATCGGTAGCCTGGAGACCGTCGTCGACGAGGACCTCGACCGCTACAACCGGGTCATTGCGGTGAGTCAGACCGGAACCTGGCTCGGCATGAAGCACGCCGGCAGTCTTATCGAACGAACAGGCGGTGGCTCCGTTGTCAACATCTGTTCGATCCTGGGTACGGTGGGCGGTCTGGGCAACAGCTTCGCCTACGCGGCCGCCAAGGGTGCGGTGCGGACGATGACCAAGAACGCTGCGTTGCACTGGGCCACCAACGGTGTGCGAGTAAATTCGGTACATCCAGGCTTCATCGAGACCAAACAGCTGCTCGAACGTTTCGAGGGGACCGAACGTCATCGAGCGATGGTTGCGCACACCCCGATGGGACGGCTGGGCCGAGCGTCGGAGGTAGCCGCGATGGTGGCGTTCCTCGCGGGCGACGATTCGACGTTCGTGACCGGATGCGAACTCTACGTCGATGGTGGTTGGACTGCCGATTGA
- a CDS encoding SDR family NAD(P)-dependent oxidoreductase, which translates to MTDNQFAGKIAVVTGAGSGIGAATARALADRGALAVYLCDVDKDAAEAVAATIDVGQAIGLDVSDSAAVATAFELVVAAQGRIDVVVHAAGVDDPTSKQRMYDAAEKGEPIDILAHLEDDNWRRIMSINLDGTFFVLREAVRAMKPVGSGSIVTIGSSSAFDTLIGYPHYSASKAGVHALSQSVAKEVAPFGIRVNTVAPGPVDTGMASRTPAHLREAMAKSGARGYATPEELADNILYLASDAASNVVGAVLLSNGGRFTV; encoded by the coding sequence ATGACCGACAATCAGTTCGCAGGAAAGATCGCCGTCGTGACCGGCGCCGGATCCGGCATCGGTGCAGCAACCGCACGAGCGCTCGCCGATCGCGGTGCCCTTGCCGTCTATTTATGCGACGTGGACAAGGACGCAGCCGAGGCTGTAGCCGCCACCATCGACGTGGGACAGGCCATCGGCCTCGACGTCAGCGATTCGGCCGCGGTCGCCACCGCCTTCGAACTCGTCGTAGCGGCCCAGGGCCGGATCGACGTGGTGGTTCATGCCGCGGGCGTCGATGATCCGACGAGCAAGCAACGCATGTACGACGCCGCAGAGAAGGGCGAACCGATCGATATCCTCGCGCACCTCGAGGATGACAACTGGCGGCGAATCATGTCCATCAACCTCGACGGAACATTCTTCGTTCTGCGTGAGGCCGTACGCGCAATGAAACCTGTTGGAAGCGGATCGATTGTGACGATCGGCTCGTCGTCGGCCTTCGACACACTCATCGGCTACCCGCACTATTCAGCATCCAAAGCCGGGGTCCACGCGCTGAGTCAGTCTGTGGCCAAAGAAGTTGCACCATTCGGGATCCGCGTGAACACCGTCGCTCCCGGTCCGGTTGACACCGGGATGGCCAGCCGCACCCCGGCACATCTACGGGAGGCGATGGCCAAGAGCGGCGCCCGCGGTTACGCAACACCAGAAGAACTCGCCGACAACATCCTGTATCTGGCATCGGACGCTGCAAGCAACGTGGTCGGCGCGGTGCTGTTGAGCAACGGTGGTCGCTTCACGGTCTGA
- a CDS encoding ABC transporter substrate-binding protein, translated as MTIVKISVGRIGLVAVTAVLASALVACGQSEAVDDTGAAATGEGSTNYPLVLDNCGKTVTVDAPPERVVSLDQGSTEILLSLGLADRMVGTASWTDPVRDNLAEANASVPRLADNAPTYEVVLDADPDFVTASFGRHFKQGGVAERARFDETGVESYLSPTDCENGVSINGGGKRTTPLTMDALYQEIREIAAVFDVNERGARLVDELQGREAAAIAGIEKSNVSMAFWFADTKSPYAAGGLGSANLLATTVGATNVFSDLTDDWAAVGWETVVERNPEVLVLGDLLRNRFPGDLLADKIAFLESDPVTRNLDAVRNHRYIALHGAEMNPSIRAVDGLEKVAAGLRDLKVPS; from the coding sequence ATGACGATCGTGAAGATTTCCGTAGGCCGAATCGGTCTCGTGGCCGTCACCGCAGTACTGGCCAGTGCGCTGGTCGCGTGTGGACAATCCGAGGCGGTCGACGACACCGGCGCCGCTGCGACCGGGGAAGGTAGTACGAATTATCCGCTCGTCCTCGATAACTGCGGCAAGACAGTCACCGTCGACGCTCCGCCGGAGCGGGTGGTGTCGCTGGATCAGGGATCGACCGAGATTCTGTTGTCGCTCGGACTCGCCGACCGGATGGTGGGTACCGCGTCGTGGACGGATCCGGTACGTGACAACCTCGCCGAAGCCAACGCATCGGTCCCCAGGCTGGCGGACAACGCACCGACGTACGAGGTCGTTCTCGACGCCGACCCCGACTTCGTCACCGCCTCGTTCGGCCGTCACTTCAAGCAGGGCGGTGTCGCGGAGCGCGCCCGGTTCGACGAGACCGGAGTCGAGTCGTACCTCTCGCCCACTGACTGTGAGAACGGGGTGAGTATCAACGGCGGCGGCAAGCGCACCACACCATTGACGATGGACGCGCTCTACCAGGAGATCCGTGAGATCGCGGCTGTGTTCGACGTGAACGAGCGGGGCGCGCGTCTGGTCGACGAACTGCAGGGCCGGGAGGCCGCGGCCATCGCCGGTATCGAGAAGTCGAACGTGTCGATGGCGTTCTGGTTCGCCGACACCAAGAGCCCCTACGCCGCGGGGGGTCTGGGCTCGGCGAACCTGCTCGCCACCACCGTCGGCGCCACGAACGTGTTCTCTGACCTCACCGACGATTGGGCGGCGGTCGGTTGGGAAACCGTTGTGGAACGAAACCCGGAGGTCCTCGTTCTCGGTGACCTGTTGCGCAACCGTTTCCCTGGAGACCTGCTGGCGGACAAGATCGCTTTCCTCGAATCCGATCCGGTAACCCGGAACCTCGACGCGGTGCGCAACCATCGGTACATCGCCCTGCACGGCGCGGAGATGAACCCGTCCATTCGTGCCGTCGATGGCCTCGAGAAAGTCGCCGCCGGCCTCCGCGACCTGAAGGTCCCGTCCTGA
- a CDS encoding ABC transporter permease has protein sequence MTAVAPARSFSIPTHWRARSGYIVLLAVLAYLVVLPMVRLQILAFEDGAAGYKSQYGRYDIAKTLGTTAALAVGSLVIAMVLGTLLAYAASRLPSRLGWLKMIPILPIVMPAVASIVGWAFLLSPGPGYLNVLLRKLPWWSSLESGPVDVYSVPWIIILTGFGLTSFVYLFVSSGMQNISSEHLEAAQISGSSTIGIFFKVVLPLLRPSLIYGGGIALLLGLGQFTGPLILGQNSGVKVLTTEMYERVSQSPSDFAAAAAAGSPLVIFGLAVVLIQKGLLGDQSRFVTHGGKSFVNPTGRGTWAAVTIAVFSLFALVLPLIGLIIVSLTPYWSGSLGWDLFTLANYKELFRTNSIVESVITSIVTSIGAVVICIPIGYVIANLLIRGRRYKILGLIGDVITALPMGIPAVIFGVGFLMVYTEPPFILYGTRAVIILVYVVLMLPFAVRMQMTSMLSLGNTYTEASATSGASPFVTTLRIMLPLMRPTIFSAVALIFILLTHEFAASLLVRASTTQVMGTLLYDMWQNGSYPMVAAMALLMTAVTTVGVVIAMIFGGRNVLSKL, from the coding sequence ATGACTGCAGTGGCACCCGCACGATCGTTCTCGATCCCGACACATTGGCGCGCTCGGAGCGGCTACATCGTCCTGCTCGCGGTGCTCGCGTACCTCGTTGTCCTGCCCATGGTCCGTCTGCAGATACTGGCATTCGAGGACGGTGCTGCCGGCTACAAATCGCAGTACGGCCGATACGACATTGCCAAGACCCTCGGGACCACCGCCGCCCTGGCGGTCGGGTCACTGGTGATCGCCATGGTTTTAGGCACGCTTCTTGCCTACGCTGCAAGTCGTCTTCCCTCGAGACTCGGCTGGCTCAAGATGATCCCGATCCTGCCGATCGTCATGCCCGCGGTCGCAAGCATCGTCGGGTGGGCGTTCCTGCTGTCACCCGGACCCGGTTATCTCAACGTCTTGCTGCGCAAACTCCCGTGGTGGAGCAGTCTCGAATCCGGGCCCGTGGACGTCTACTCAGTGCCGTGGATCATTATTCTCACCGGTTTCGGGCTCACGTCCTTCGTGTACTTGTTCGTCAGCTCCGGGATGCAGAACATCAGTTCCGAACACCTCGAGGCCGCGCAGATAAGCGGGTCGTCAACCATCGGTATCTTTTTCAAAGTGGTTCTCCCGCTCCTCCGCCCGTCTCTGATCTACGGCGGCGGTATCGCGCTGTTGCTCGGGCTTGGGCAGTTCACCGGTCCACTGATCCTTGGGCAGAACAGTGGAGTCAAAGTTCTCACCACTGAGATGTACGAACGGGTCTCACAATCGCCGTCGGATTTCGCCGCCGCGGCCGCGGCAGGTTCACCACTGGTCATCTTCGGCCTCGCGGTCGTCCTCATCCAGAAGGGCTTGCTCGGCGATCAGTCCCGGTTTGTCACCCATGGGGGAAAATCGTTCGTGAACCCCACCGGCCGAGGAACCTGGGCAGCTGTCACCATCGCGGTTTTCTCCCTGTTCGCGCTGGTACTGCCATTGATCGGTTTGATCATTGTCTCACTGACGCCGTACTGGTCGGGATCGCTGGGCTGGGACCTGTTCACGCTCGCAAACTACAAAGAGCTGTTCCGCACCAACTCCATAGTGGAATCGGTCATCACGAGCATTGTGACCTCCATCGGCGCCGTGGTGATCTGTATCCCCATCGGCTACGTGATCGCGAACCTGCTGATCCGTGGACGTCGATACAAGATCCTCGGGTTGATCGGAGATGTGATAACGGCACTGCCGATGGGTATTCCGGCCGTGATCTTCGGTGTCGGATTCCTGATGGTGTACACCGAGCCGCCGTTCATCCTCTATGGCACCCGAGCGGTGATCATCCTGGTGTACGTGGTCCTGATGCTGCCTTTTGCAGTTAGGATGCAGATGACCTCGATGTTGTCACTGGGCAACACCTACACCGAAGCGTCCGCGACCAGTGGAGCCTCCCCGTTCGTGACGACTCTTCGAATTATGTTGCCGCTCATGCGGCCCACGATCTTCAGTGCTGTGGCACTGATCTTCATCCTGCTCACCCACGAGTTCGCGGCGTCACTCCTCGTCCGCGCATCCACGACGCAGGTCATGGGTACCCTGCTCTACGACATGTGGCAGAACGGCTCGTATCCGATGGTGGCCGCGATGGCCTTGTTGATGACGGCGGTGACCACGGTAGGTGTAGTGATCGCAATGATCTTTGGTGGCCGCAACGTTCTGAGTAAGTTGTGA
- a CDS encoding FAD-dependent oxidoreductase yields the protein MSSGAFDLLVIGAGMAGLTAAANSARSGKKVCLVEVSGDVGGSARFAGYAWTAPTYEIMNAENPRGDESLKRALVDRFAHGIEWIRSVGIDVDDAQRILDFGGQGHKFDTNHYLDTCRRIVVDAGGELMLRADTEALLLENGGVVGATVRVDGAVREIRSLNTLLATGGFQGDKELLAEHVHPDAGKMQLRSNPNSCGVGYRLASAVGASTGSEDAGFYGHLIPSGVELADPSDFVDMSLYYSEHALLFNLNNERFVDETLGDHLTTMALLGQPESRGLLIADARVHRDWMLASYVEGAIALDKFDLANRRGGRAGMAEDLDEFEYLPEEWGYDGKAIAAAVAEFNRAADAGDHLSPGRTRDRASLAEGPYYFIEAAPAITFPFHGIRIDDHARVLGADGAPIAGLLAAGSDAGGLWHRAYAGGIASALVFGLTAAVTAR from the coding sequence ATGTCCAGCGGAGCTTTTGACCTCCTGGTTATCGGTGCGGGTATGGCCGGGCTGACCGCCGCAGCCAACTCTGCGCGCAGCGGCAAGAAAGTATGCCTGGTCGAGGTCAGCGGCGACGTCGGCGGATCCGCTCGGTTTGCCGGCTATGCCTGGACCGCGCCGACGTACGAGATCATGAACGCCGAGAACCCACGTGGAGACGAGTCACTCAAACGAGCTCTGGTCGATCGCTTCGCCCACGGGATCGAGTGGATCCGATCTGTGGGTATCGACGTCGACGATGCCCAGCGCATCCTGGATTTCGGCGGTCAGGGTCACAAGTTCGACACCAACCATTATCTCGACACCTGCCGGCGGATTGTCGTCGACGCCGGGGGAGAACTTATGCTCCGCGCGGACACCGAGGCTCTGCTTCTGGAGAACGGTGGTGTCGTCGGTGCGACGGTGCGCGTCGATGGTGCGGTCCGCGAGATCCGCTCGCTCAACACGTTGCTCGCGACCGGTGGATTCCAGGGCGACAAAGAACTTCTTGCCGAGCACGTGCACCCCGACGCCGGGAAGATGCAGCTTCGGTCGAATCCGAACAGCTGTGGTGTCGGGTACCGGCTGGCCTCGGCGGTGGGTGCTTCGACCGGGTCTGAGGACGCGGGCTTCTACGGGCACCTGATCCCCAGTGGCGTCGAGCTGGCCGACCCCTCCGACTTCGTGGACATGTCGCTCTACTACAGCGAACATGCTCTGCTGTTCAACCTGAACAACGAACGCTTCGTCGACGAGACGCTCGGTGACCATCTGACCACTATGGCTCTCCTCGGCCAGCCCGAGAGTCGTGGGCTCTTGATCGCGGACGCACGCGTCCATCGCGACTGGATGTTGGCGTCCTATGTCGAAGGCGCCATCGCTCTCGACAAGTTCGATCTCGCCAACAGGCGAGGTGGAAGGGCCGGTATGGCCGAAGATCTCGACGAGTTCGAATACCTACCTGAGGAATGGGGATACGACGGCAAGGCTATCGCTGCGGCAGTTGCGGAATTCAATCGCGCCGCCGATGCCGGTGATCATCTTTCGCCTGGCCGTACTCGTGATCGTGCGTCGCTGGCGGAGGGGCCGTATTACTTCATCGAGGCTGCTCCGGCCATCACCTTTCCGTTCCATGGCATCCGGATCGATGATCACGCGCGGGTGCTGGGCGCGGACGGCGCTCCGATCGCCGGATTGCTGGCGGCCGGCTCCGACGCCGGCGGCCTCTGGCATCGGGCTTATGCCGGCGGGATCGCGTCCGCCTTGGTTTTCGGGCTGACCGCAGCTGTCACGGCGCGCTGA
- a CDS encoding recombinase family protein, with the protein MSPLHDQVREATAPPDVPLRHQVDALVRAGVAAENIHVDHAGGAKASCPQLDLALARLREGDVLVITRLDRLGRSVLHLITLGAELRERGIGLKVLEQGIDTATAEGRAMLGMLSVLAELQRELIVAETRDGLAAARARGRKGGRPSKLSPDQIELAQRLYDAGEHTVAQIAGMLKVRDHENLIGHVRPRML; encoded by the coding sequence TTGAGTCCGCTTCACGACCAGGTGCGAGAGGCAACGGCGCCGCCAGATGTTCCCCTTCGGCACCAGGTCGATGCGCTAGTTCGCGCCGGGGTGGCCGCCGAGAACATCCACGTCGACCATGCGGGCGGAGCGAAAGCGTCATGCCCCCAGCTCGATCTGGCGCTGGCACGGCTACGCGAGGGCGACGTCCTGGTGATCACCCGGCTCGACCGGCTCGGACGATCGGTACTGCACCTGATCACCCTCGGCGCAGAACTCCGTGAGCGCGGCATCGGCCTGAAGGTGCTCGAGCAGGGCATCGACACCGCTACCGCCGAGGGCCGCGCCATGCTCGGCATGCTGTCGGTCCTCGCCGAGCTCCAGCGCGAGCTGATCGTGGCCGAAACCCGAGACGGGTTGGCCGCCGCCCGCGCCCGCGGCCGCAAGGGCGGCCGGCCGTCGAAGCTCAGCCCGGACCAGATAGAACTCGCTCAGCGCCTCTACGACGCAGGCGAGCACACCGTCGCCCAGATCGCGGGCATGCTGAAGGTACGAGACCACGAGAATCTGATAGGACACGTTCGACCGCGGATGCTGTGA
- a CDS encoding ABC transporter ATP-binding protein, with protein sequence MTSQFKVSGLNKSYGSNVVVDELDLDIEEGEFLVLLGPSGCGKTTTLRCLAGLETPQGGSIEFGNKTVFDASTKIDIPAHKRNIGMVFQSYALWPHMTVRDNITYPLKVRKLKKAISDGSVEAAADMVDCGALLDRYPSQLSGGQQQRVAVARGLVAQPDLMLFDEPLSNLDARLRDQVRSQIHQLHQRIGFTAVFVTHDQAEAFALGDRLAIMKSGRIEQYDAPEHVFEMPASEYVAAFIGMGNRLELKRGHEGWKTNAGDGIDLSGAVVRDRADEGTSAVARFRPDDVFLHESLQDVPVGNVPLHAELVDYEYAGRYFDVSVKTGTEPLALRAKASEHGARLRQMTPGAPLVISFSPDSLRVYGEPNGSAVAEPDLVAAGSGGTAS encoded by the coding sequence ATGACCTCCCAATTCAAAGTTTCCGGTCTGAACAAGAGTTACGGATCGAATGTGGTCGTCGATGAACTCGACCTGGACATCGAGGAAGGCGAGTTCCTGGTCCTGCTCGGACCCAGCGGTTGCGGCAAGACCACGACCCTACGTTGCCTGGCCGGCCTCGAGACCCCGCAAGGTGGGTCGATCGAATTCGGGAACAAGACGGTCTTCGATGCGAGCACCAAGATCGATATCCCCGCGCACAAGCGCAATATCGGGATGGTGTTCCAGTCCTATGCGTTGTGGCCGCACATGACTGTCCGCGACAACATCACGTACCCGCTCAAGGTCCGCAAACTCAAGAAGGCGATCTCCGACGGATCGGTGGAAGCGGCCGCGGACATGGTCGATTGCGGCGCGCTACTCGACCGGTACCCGTCCCAGCTCAGTGGTGGTCAGCAGCAGCGCGTCGCGGTGGCTCGCGGACTGGTCGCCCAACCGGACCTGATGTTGTTCGACGAACCGTTGAGCAACCTCGATGCCCGTCTTCGCGATCAAGTACGGTCGCAGATCCACCAGCTGCACCAGAGGATCGGATTCACAGCCGTTTTTGTCACGCATGATCAGGCTGAGGCCTTCGCGCTGGGCGATCGTCTGGCAATCATGAAGTCCGGCAGGATCGAACAGTACGACGCTCCCGAGCATGTCTTCGAGATGCCGGCGTCCGAATACGTCGCCGCCTTCATCGGGATGGGCAATCGACTCGAACTCAAGCGTGGCCACGAAGGCTGGAAGACCAACGCAGGTGACGGCATCGATCTCAGTGGAGCCGTAGTGCGCGACCGGGCCGACGAGGGCACCAGCGCAGTCGCCCGCTTCCGTCCGGACGATGTGTTCCTCCATGAGTCATTACAGGATGTCCCGGTGGGCAACGTTCCCCTTCACGCCGAACTTGTCGACTACGAATACGCCGGCCGATACTTCGACGTCTCGGTCAAGACCGGTACCGAGCCGTTGGCGTTGCGGGCCAAGGCATCCGAACACGGAGCGCGGCTGCGTCAGATGACGCCCGGTGCGCCGTTGGTGATCAGCTTCTCGCCCGACAGCCTGCGGGTCTACGGCGAACCCAATGGTTCGGCAGTCGCCGAGCCCGATCTGGTCGCGGCAGGCAGTGGAGGAACCGCGTCATGA
- a CDS encoding SDR family NAD(P)-dependent oxidoreductase, whose protein sequence is MDDMATSLRGLTVLVTGASGGIGGASAELFAAQGATVYLGDVDDAAGQARAHALGPAAHYLHLDVTSEENWAAATSAIAANGHALGVLVNSAGAAIKAPLQQTSPDGFRKMLDLNLIGTFLGIKAAAEAMVDGGSIVNLASLRGVLATAELGAYGAAKSGVRVLTRVAALELADRGIRVNAVCPGSIETEITSVPDFAADDTTAYVRSIPMQRRGSSEEVAKTIRFLATDDSAYITGTDLIIDGGQAAGVRTPKIFTESVSK, encoded by the coding sequence ATGGATGACATGGCGACGTCGCTGCGTGGACTCACCGTATTGGTGACCGGTGCATCCGGTGGTATCGGTGGCGCAAGCGCCGAACTCTTTGCCGCACAGGGTGCAACAGTGTATCTCGGCGATGTCGATGATGCTGCGGGACAGGCGCGGGCACATGCCTTGGGTCCGGCCGCCCACTATCTCCATCTCGACGTGACGAGTGAAGAAAACTGGGCTGCCGCGACATCGGCGATAGCCGCCAACGGGCACGCGCTCGGGGTTCTGGTCAACAGTGCGGGTGCGGCCATCAAGGCTCCACTCCAACAGACATCTCCGGACGGTTTTCGGAAGATGCTCGACCTCAACCTGATCGGTACATTCCTCGGGATCAAAGCCGCAGCCGAGGCCATGGTCGACGGCGGATCCATCGTCAACCTGGCCTCCCTGCGGGGTGTTTTGGCCACCGCCGAACTCGGGGCGTACGGTGCCGCGAAGTCCGGCGTTCGGGTGCTGACCAGGGTTGCCGCCCTTGAATTGGCCGACCGCGGGATCCGTGTCAACGCGGTGTGTCCAGGGAGCATCGAAACCGAGATCACTTCCGTGCCGGACTTCGCGGCGGACGACACCACCGCCTACGTGCGCAGTATCCCGATGCAGCGACGAGGTTCTTCGGAGGAGGTGGCCAAGACGATCCGCTTCCTCGCCACCGATGACAGTGCCTACATCACCGGAACCGACCTCATCATCGACGGTGGTCAGGCCGCCGGTGTACGTACACCAAAGATCTTCACAGAAAGCGTCTCGAAATGA